One segment of BD1-7 clade bacterium DNA contains the following:
- the mtfA_3 gene encoding Protein MtfA has protein sequence MIKSTVNFFRSLLSPRRLPISIWQPEWSLFLDNHVIFYHALSESNKREFERRYIKFLALTTVESRDDDVTDEDNLLIAASAVIPVWAFPGWQYTNLDTVHILPSAFNEEFLCFQPDSTISGMVGNGSLSGKMVLSREDLHMGFSSNKDRYNVGIHEFAHLIDMADGKTDGVPSMLMHSRECSIQWQNFVAYKIDTIESGQTTIRPYAATNEAEFFAVTSEFFFEQPATMLERYPALYDSLQRFYKQDVLHIEKLSAR, from the coding sequence GTGATTAAAAGCACGGTTAACTTCTTTCGTTCTTTACTATCACCCCGCAGATTGCCGATTTCTATATGGCAGCCAGAATGGTCGCTCTTTTTAGACAACCATGTGATTTTTTACCATGCATTGAGCGAGTCAAACAAACGTGAATTCGAGCGCCGTTATATTAAATTTCTTGCGCTCACAACAGTCGAAAGCCGCGATGATGACGTCACCGACGAAGACAACCTGTTAATTGCCGCAAGTGCAGTGATTCCTGTGTGGGCGTTTCCTGGTTGGCAGTATACGAATCTGGATACTGTGCATATTCTGCCATCGGCCTTCAACGAAGAGTTCTTGTGCTTCCAGCCTGATTCAACGATCTCCGGCATGGTCGGTAACGGTTCATTGAGTGGCAAGATGGTTCTAAGCCGCGAAGATCTGCATATGGGATTTTCCAGCAACAAAGATCGTTACAACGTAGGCATACATGAGTTTGCACACTTAATTGATATGGCCGATGGAAAAACAGATGGCGTACCATCAATGCTGATGCATAGCCGCGAGTGCTCAATCCAATGGCAGAACTTTGTTGCCTATAAAATTGACACTATAGAATCTGGCCAGACGACGATTCGCCCTTATGCTGCAACCAATGAAGCGGAGTTTTTCGCTGTCACCAGCGAATTTTTCTTCGAGCAGCCTGCCACTATGCTTGAACGCTATCCCGCCTTGTATGATAGCTTGCAGCGCTTTTATAAACAGGATGTGTTACATATCGAGAAGCTGTCGGCTCGATGA